In Papaver somniferum cultivar HN1 chromosome 1, ASM357369v1, whole genome shotgun sequence, a genomic segment contains:
- the LOC113281501 gene encoding heat stress transcription factor A-4b-like, with the protein MDGSQGGTNSPPPFLTKTYEMIDDPATDSVVSWSQTNNSFIVWNPPEFARDLLPKYFKHNNFSSFIRQLNTYGFRKADPDQWEFANEEFIRGQKHLLKNIHRRKPIHSHSLNNHQGQGSSSGSLSELEKQEFEEEIEKLKHDKSSLVFELQKHTQEQQVMEVQMQSIEERLYVMEKRQRQLMAFLAQTMGKPGFVSNLIQQSEKHNKRRRLTKPDYFHDEADKEETRIVVFKPVAAEDSDLIAFPVVNREPLEKMESTMNSLETFLCAVGQVSGEEMRNTAVPSQPSAVFSNEINTSSGEPDIGLQPPSPRLHLSSSCSRDIHSSPELAESISNVESRIISAIQLVVDVRPNESGIHVNSRPATSPEVYSAKEPKVGTTAPVLTGVNDVFWEQFLTETPGSSDTPEVQSERRDIDERNTSKPVDRGRFWWNMKNIDNLTEQMGHLTQAEKT; encoded by the exons ATGGATGGTTCTCAGGGAGGTACAAATTCCCCGCCTCCTTTCCTTACAAAAACATATGAAATGATCGATGACCCTGCCACAGACTCTGTCGTCTCGTGGAGTCAAACAAACAATAGCTTTATTGTGTGGAATCCACCAGAATTTGCTAGGGATTTGCTGCCCAAGTATTTTAAGCATAACAATTTCTCGAGCTTCATTCGGCAACTTAATACTTAT GGTTTCAGGAAAGCCGATCCTGATCAGTGGGAATTTGCAAATGAGGAGTTTATAAGAGGTCAGAAGCATCTTCTAAAGAACATTCATAGACGCAAACCAATTCATAGTCATTCCCTTAATAATCACCAAGGGCAAGGAAGTTCTTCTGGATCGCTAAGTGAATTAGAAAAGCAGGAATTTGAAGaggaaattgagaaattgaaacaTGATAAAAGCTCCCTTGTATTTGAGCTACAGAAGCACACACAGGAGCAGCAAGTTATGGAGGTTCAAATGCAATCTATCGAGGAGCGTTTGTACGTAATGGAGAAACGCCAGAGGCAACTGATGGCTTTTTTGGCTCAAACTATGGGGAAACCTGGATTTGTCTCCAATCTTATTCAGCAATCAGAAAAGCATAACAAAAGGAGAAGGTTGACTAAGCCAGATTACTTCCACGATGAAGCTGATAAGGAAGAGACAAGAATTGTAGTATTCAAGCCTGTTGCTGCAGAGGACTCTGACCTTATTGCTTTCCCTGTAGTAAACAGGGAACCACTTGAGAAGATGGAATCAACCATGAATTCCTTGGAAACTTTTCTCTGTGCAGTTGGTCAAGTTTCTGGTGAAGAAATGCGAAATACTGCAGTACCTTCACAACCTTCTGCTGTCTTTTCTAATGAAATAAACACATCCTCAGGAGAACCAGATATAGGCTTGCAACCCCCATCACCCAGATTGCATCTATCATCGTCTTGCTCTAGGGATATCCATTCTTCTCCTGAGTTGGCAGAATCAATAAGTAATGTGGAAAGCCGTATTATCTCTGCTATTCAACTCGTTGTAGATGTTAGACCTAACGAATCTGGTATTCATGTTAATTCCAGACCAGCTACTTCTCCAGAGGTCTACTCTGCTAAAGAACCAAAAGTCGGAACCACTGCTCCTGTACTAACAGGGGTTAATGATGTGTTCTGGGAACAGTTCCTAACTGAAACTCCTGGTTCCTCGGATACACCAGAGGTTCAGTCAGAAAGAAGGGACATTGATGAGAGGAATACTAGTAAGCCTGTTGATCGTGGGAGATTTTGGTGGAATATGAAGAATATCGATAACCTTACAGAACAGATGGGCCATCTCACTCAAGCCGAAAAAACATAA